In Sphingomonas sp. PAMC26645, one DNA window encodes the following:
- a CDS encoding alkylphosphonate utilization protein: MSDEYVYDEATGEWVAGGAATAVAADDGAVVVRDSVGNVLADGDQVTLIKDLTVKGAGQTLKRGTVIKSIRLTGDAQEIDCRYEGIKGLVLRAEFVRKR; encoded by the coding sequence ATGAGCGACGAATATGTGTACGACGAAGCGACTGGCGAGTGGGTTGCGGGCGGTGCGGCGACCGCGGTGGCGGCGGACGACGGTGCGGTCGTGGTGCGGGATTCGGTCGGCAACGTGCTGGCGGACGGCGACCAGGTGACGTTGATCAAGGACCTTACCGTGAAGGGCGCGGGGCAGACCCTGAAGCGCGGGACGGTGATCAAGTCGATCCGGCTGACTGGTGACGCACAGGAGATCGACTGCCGGTACGAGGGGATCAAGGGGCTGGTGCTGCGCGCGGAGTTCGTTCGGAAGCGGTAG
- a CDS encoding Fic family protein, whose product MDRNGFNDRATGQLMPTVGGRKAFVAAPLPPAILDIGRFLPELTRATQAVGELKGIGRSVANPLLLIRPLQRREAVSSSSMEGTYTTLTDLFLFEAGAADAATRGDNREVLNYVRALEGAIDGLATLPISSRLIRDAHRTLLTGVARNRGATVEAGELKRDQNWIGGSGRIDTARFIPAPPIETPRVLDTLMTFANREERPSPLIDAALAHYQFEAIHPFADGNGRVGRMLITLMLIDNGTLPQPLLYMSPYLERHKDRYIDLMYAVSRDGAWEDWIAFFLEAVAESAEETIAVVERLQDLQRAYRERFQTARRSALMLRIIDLAFERPVRSISDFAEALGVTYQGAANNLNELIAHGVAEEVEGSYPKLIRFPGVLAALQIG is encoded by the coding sequence ATGGACCGCAACGGCTTCAACGATCGCGCGACCGGGCAGCTTATGCCTACGGTCGGCGGTCGCAAGGCGTTCGTCGCCGCGCCACTGCCGCCCGCGATACTCGACATAGGTCGCTTTCTGCCCGAACTCACGCGCGCGACGCAAGCAGTGGGAGAACTCAAGGGAATCGGGCGATCGGTCGCCAATCCGCTGTTGCTGATCCGGCCGCTTCAACGGCGCGAGGCGGTGTCCTCGTCCAGTATGGAGGGGACTTATACAACGCTAACCGACCTGTTCCTGTTCGAGGCGGGCGCAGCGGATGCGGCGACGCGCGGCGATAACCGCGAGGTGCTGAACTATGTTCGCGCACTGGAGGGGGCGATCGACGGGCTCGCCACGCTGCCGATCTCGTCCCGATTGATCCGCGACGCGCACCGCACGCTGTTGACCGGAGTTGCACGCAATCGCGGGGCAACGGTCGAGGCGGGCGAGTTGAAGCGCGACCAGAACTGGATCGGGGGATCGGGCCGGATCGACACCGCACGGTTCATTCCTGCGCCTCCGATAGAAACGCCGCGCGTACTCGATACCTTGATGACGTTCGCCAATCGCGAGGAACGTCCGTCGCCGTTGATCGACGCCGCGCTGGCGCATTACCAGTTCGAGGCGATCCACCCGTTCGCCGATGGCAACGGGCGGGTTGGTCGCATGCTGATCACGCTGATGCTGATCGACAACGGCACGTTGCCGCAGCCCCTGCTCTACATGAGTCCGTATCTGGAGCGGCACAAGGATCGCTATATCGACCTGATGTACGCGGTGTCGCGCGACGGCGCGTGGGAAGACTGGATCGCGTTCTTTCTCGAAGCCGTTGCGGAATCGGCGGAAGAGACGATCGCGGTGGTCGAGCGCCTGCAGGACCTGCAACGCGCATATCGCGAACGCTTCCAGACGGCACGGCGATCGGCGCTGATGTTGCGGATCATCGATCTGGCGTTCGAACGCCCGGTGCGGTCGATCTCTGATTTCGCAGAAGCGCTGGGCGTTACGTATCAGGGTGCGGCGAACAACTTGAACGAGTTGATCGCGCATGGCGTCGCGGAGGAGGTGGAGGGGAGTTACCCGAAGCTTATTCGGTTTCCGGGCGTGTTGGCGGCGTTGCAGATCGGGTAA
- the thiC gene encoding phosphomethylpyrimidine synthase ThiC, with protein sequence MAIDTQHTTDIGVTTGPIRGSRKIHVAVPTSPDVRVAMREIVLDASCSEPPLRVYDTSGPYTDPRANIDINAGLSQLRRAWIEARGDVESYEARELRPEDNGQLGPDRSGGVPQFPATIKRPLRAKPGHNVSQMHYARRGIITPEMEYVATRENLGRAMLKDYARDGESFGASIPDFVTPEFVRDEIARGRAIIPNNINHPESEPMAIGRNFLVKINANIGNSAVASNVAAEVDKLVWSIRWGADTVMDLSTGRNIHDTREWILRNSPVPIGTVPIYQALEKVGGVAEDLTWEIFRDTLIEQAEQGVDYFTIHAGVRLAYIPMTANRVTGIVSRGGSIMAKWCLSHHKESFLYERFDEITEIMKAYDIAYSLGDGLRPGSIADANDEAQFSELYTLGELTHRAWKSDVQVMIEGPGHVPMHKIKENMDKQLEVCGEAPFYTLGPLTTDIAPGYDHITSGIGAAMIGWYGTAMLCYVTPKEHLGLPDRDDVKVGVVTYKLAAHAADLAKGHPAAQMRDDALSRARFEFRWRDQFNLSLDPDTAEHYHDQTLPAEGAKTAHFCSMCGPKFCSMKITQEVRDFAAKQNAPADTFLAADVDQTDTNRAIFAKGSHAEAEKGMADMSEKFRKKGSEIYLPAE encoded by the coding sequence ATGGCCATCGATACGCAACACACGACCGACATCGGCGTAACCACCGGCCCGATCCGAGGCTCCCGGAAAATCCACGTAGCGGTCCCAACCAGCCCAGACGTCCGCGTCGCTATGCGCGAGATCGTCCTAGACGCGAGCTGCAGCGAACCCCCGTTACGCGTCTACGACACCAGCGGCCCCTACACGGACCCCCGCGCGAACATCGACATCAACGCCGGCCTCTCCCAACTCCGCCGCGCCTGGATCGAGGCTAGAGGCGACGTAGAATCCTACGAAGCCCGAGAACTCCGCCCCGAAGACAACGGCCAGCTCGGCCCTGACCGTTCCGGCGGCGTCCCCCAGTTCCCCGCCACCATCAAGCGCCCCCTCCGCGCCAAACCCGGCCACAACGTCAGCCAGATGCACTACGCTCGCCGCGGCATCATCACCCCGGAAATGGAATACGTCGCCACCCGAGAAAACCTCGGCCGCGCCATGCTGAAAGACTACGCGAGAGACGGCGAATCCTTCGGCGCAAGCATCCCCGACTTCGTAACCCCCGAATTCGTCCGCGACGAGATCGCCCGCGGCCGCGCGATCATCCCCAACAACATCAACCACCCCGAATCCGAACCGATGGCGATCGGCCGCAACTTCCTCGTCAAGATCAACGCCAACATCGGCAACTCCGCGGTCGCCAGCAACGTCGCCGCCGAAGTCGACAAGCTCGTCTGGTCGATCCGCTGGGGCGCGGACACTGTGATGGACCTCAGCACCGGCCGCAACATCCACGACACCCGCGAATGGATCCTCCGCAACTCGCCGGTCCCGATCGGCACCGTCCCAATCTACCAGGCGCTCGAAAAAGTCGGCGGCGTCGCCGAGGACCTGACGTGGGAGATCTTCCGCGACACGCTCATCGAGCAGGCCGAACAGGGCGTCGATTACTTCACGATCCATGCCGGCGTGCGCCTCGCCTACATCCCGATGACCGCCAACCGCGTCACCGGCATCGTCTCGCGCGGCGGCTCGATCATGGCGAAATGGTGCCTCAGCCACCACAAGGAGAGCTTCCTCTACGAGCGCTTCGACGAGATCACCGAGATCATGAAGGCGTACGACATCGCCTACAGCCTCGGCGACGGCCTGCGCCCCGGCTCAATCGCCGACGCCAACGACGAAGCGCAGTTCAGCGAACTCTACACGCTCGGCGAACTCACCCACCGCGCGTGGAAGAGCGACGTCCAGGTCATGATCGAAGGCCCCGGCCACGTGCCGATGCACAAGATCAAGGAGAACATGGACAAGCAACTCGAGGTATGTGGAGAGGCGCCTTTCTACACCCTAGGGCCCCTGACGACGGACATAGCCCCCGGCTACGACCACATCACCAGCGGCATCGGCGCCGCGATGATCGGCTGGTACGGCACCGCGATGCTCTGCTACGTCACGCCGAAGGAGCATCTAGGCCTCCCCGACCGCGATGACGTCAAGGTCGGCGTAGTAACCTACAAACTGGCCGCCCACGCCGCCGACCTCGCCAAAGGCCACCCCGCCGCCCAGATGCGCGACGACGCGCTAAGCCGCGCAAGGTTCGAGTTCCGCTGGAGAGACCAGTTCAACCTCTCCCTCGACCCCGACACCGCCGAACACTACCACGACCAGACGCTGCCAGCCGAAGGCGCCAAGACCGCCCACTTCTGCTCGATGTGCGGCCCAAAATTCTGCTCGATGAAGATCACGCAAGAGGTGAGGGACTTCGCAGCCAAGCAGAACGCGCCCGCTGACACGTTCTTGGCGGCGGATGTCGACCAGACCGACACCAACCGCGCGATCTTCGCCAAAGGCTCCCACGCCGAAGCCGAAAAAGGCATGGCAGACATGAGCGAGAAATTCCGCAAAAAGGGGAGCGAAATTTACCTGCCGGCTGAGTGA
- a CDS encoding outer membrane beta-barrel protein codes for MTNFTKLTMLAGLATAGIFAVPAAAQDMTTDTKPFSGVYIGAAGGYDVQGNDVGSSILFDRNNDGNFSDSVNTITGANAFSPGFCNGSARTAVPAYGCRNDDDGWSYYGRAGFDVQRGPFVVGIVGEFGKSEITDSVAAFSTTPASYTMARKLKWEGSARLRAGLAARNTLFYATGGAGYAKIDNLFFTTNTANAFAATGSDKKWGYVGGGGIEQKLTKNISIGMEYTYHQYKDDDARVLVTAGSAITGSPVLLANNPFVLAPNTAGTAFRRSDDQFRWHSLRGTVSFRF; via the coding sequence ATGACCAACTTCACGAAGCTCACCATGCTCGCCGGTCTCGCGACCGCGGGCATTTTCGCTGTTCCGGCCGCCGCGCAGGACATGACCACCGACACCAAGCCGTTCTCGGGCGTCTATATCGGCGCAGCCGGCGGCTATGACGTCCAGGGCAACGACGTCGGCTCGTCGATCCTGTTCGACCGCAACAACGACGGCAATTTCAGCGACAGCGTCAACACCATCACCGGCGCCAACGCCTTCTCGCCGGGCTTCTGCAACGGCTCGGCCCGCACCGCAGTGCCCGCCTATGGTTGCCGCAACGACGATGACGGCTGGTCGTATTACGGCCGCGCAGGCTTCGACGTGCAGCGCGGTCCGTTCGTGGTCGGCATCGTCGGCGAATTCGGCAAGTCCGAGATCACCGACAGCGTCGCCGCCTTCTCGACCACGCCCGCCAGCTACACGATGGCCCGCAAGCTGAAGTGGGAAGGGTCGGCCCGCCTCCGCGCCGGTCTCGCCGCGCGCAACACGCTGTTCTACGCCACCGGCGGCGCTGGCTATGCCAAGATCGACAATTTGTTCTTCACCACCAACACCGCCAACGCGTTCGCAGCCACCGGTTCGGACAAGAAGTGGGGCTATGTCGGTGGCGGCGGCATCGAGCAAAAGCTGACCAAGAACATCTCGATCGGCATGGAATACACCTACCACCAGTACAAGGACGACGACGCCCGCGTCCTCGTCACGGCTGGCAGCGCGATCACCGGCAGCCCGGTCCTGCTCGCGAACAACCCGTTCGTGCTCGCTCCCAACACCGCCGGCACCGCCTTCCGCCGCAGCGACGACCAGTTCCGCTGGCACTCGCTGCGCGGCACGGTGAGCTTCCGGTTCTGA
- a CDS encoding ferritin-like domain-containing protein, which yields MTDLNTKLEIFDAIASRRNERRNFLRFAGGSALAIGGATLLSACGSDDSDLAPTPTPGPAPVAALNDADVLNVALNLEYLEAQFYAFAAFGVGLNANMLTGIGTQGAVTGGAQVPFQDTVVREYAREIAIDEVAHVAFLRSALGSAAVAQPAIDISVGTAAAPGAFTAAARAAGVIGATGVFNPYADDNSFLLGAYIFEDVGVSAYKGAAPLIANKTYLEAAAGILAAEAYHAGLIRTILYRKGLQTPNPIPSLITAANQISDARDSLDGSSDDDQGITGSDPTISNIVPTDANGLAYSRSVAQVHNIVYLTPTAKIGGGFFPNGTNNRLDSLRTSGANA from the coding sequence ATGACCGATCTCAATACCAAGCTGGAAATATTCGACGCGATCGCCAGCCGTCGCAACGAACGTCGTAACTTCCTGCGCTTTGCCGGCGGTTCCGCGCTCGCCATCGGCGGCGCCACGCTGCTCTCGGCATGCGGCAGCGACGATTCCGATCTCGCACCGACCCCGACTCCGGGACCGGCGCCGGTTGCGGCACTCAACGACGCCGACGTGCTCAACGTCGCACTGAACCTCGAATATCTCGAAGCGCAGTTCTACGCGTTCGCGGCATTCGGTGTCGGCCTCAACGCCAACATGCTGACCGGCATCGGTACGCAGGGTGCCGTCACCGGCGGTGCACAGGTGCCGTTCCAGGACACCGTCGTCCGTGAATACGCGCGCGAAATCGCGATCGACGAAGTCGCACACGTCGCCTTCCTGCGCTCGGCGCTCGGCAGCGCCGCCGTCGCCCAGCCCGCGATCGACATCTCGGTCGGCACGGCAGCCGCTCCGGGTGCGTTCACCGCGGCCGCCCGTGCGGCGGGCGTCATCGGCGCAACGGGTGTGTTCAACCCCTATGCTGACGACAACAGCTTCCTGCTCGGCGCGTACATCTTCGAGGACGTCGGTGTGTCTGCCTATAAGGGCGCAGCACCGTTGATCGCCAACAAGACCTATCTCGAGGCGGCCGCCGGCATCCTCGCGGCAGAGGCGTATCACGCAGGCCTGATCCGCACGATCCTGTACCGCAAGGGTCTGCAGACGCCGAACCCGATCCCGTCGCTCATCACCGCCGCGAACCAGATCAGCGACGCGCGCGACAGCCTCGACGGCTCGAGCGACGACGACCAGGGCATCACCGGGTCGGATCCGACGATCTCGAACATCGTGCCCACCGACGCCAACGGCCTGGCCTACAGCCGCTCGGTCGCGCAGGTGCACAACATCGTCTACCTGACGCCCACCGCGAAGATCGGCGGCGGCTTCTTCCCCAACGGGACCAACAACCGCCTCGATTCGCTGCGGACCAGCGGCGCCAACGCGTGA
- a CDS encoding ferritin-like domain-containing protein, giving the protein MTESVHLIEALDARVERRSERREFFKTALGAAAMTAAGATALSFSTSASAQTITDADVLNFALNLEYLEAQFYSYAAYGTGLDNSLLSGTSTQGAVRGGRQVNFSDPIVRQYAREIAQDEIAHVKFLRTALGSAAVAQPVIDVSVSPTSAFSLAAQAAGLVPAGTAFDPYASDEAFLLGAFIFEDVGVTAYKGAAPLLTSKAYLEAAAGLLAVEAYHAAIVRTTLYGKGIATPSLRQSADAISNARDSLDGTTDLDQGISPISQTPINLSTTQAAVTASNIVPLDANGVAFSRSASQVLNIVYLNKGAASAGGFYPNGMNGNIKTSIAAS; this is encoded by the coding sequence ATGACCGAGAGCGTGCACCTGATCGAAGCCCTCGATGCGCGAGTGGAACGCCGCAGCGAGCGACGTGAATTCTTCAAGACCGCGCTGGGCGCCGCTGCGATGACCGCAGCCGGTGCGACCGCGCTGTCCTTCTCCACGTCGGCGTCGGCACAGACGATCACCGATGCGGACGTCCTGAACTTCGCACTCAACCTCGAATATCTCGAGGCGCAGTTCTATTCCTACGCCGCCTACGGCACCGGCCTCGACAACAGCCTGCTCAGCGGTACCAGCACGCAGGGTGCGGTTCGTGGCGGTCGTCAGGTCAACTTCAGCGATCCGATCGTGCGCCAGTACGCACGTGAGATCGCCCAGGACGAGATCGCCCACGTCAAGTTCCTCCGCACCGCACTCGGCTCCGCCGCCGTCGCGCAGCCGGTGATCGACGTCAGCGTCTCGCCGACCAGCGCGTTCTCGCTTGCGGCACAGGCTGCTGGCCTCGTCCCCGCCGGTACCGCGTTCGATCCGTATGCTTCGGACGAAGCGTTCCTGCTCGGTGCGTTCATCTTCGAAGACGTCGGCGTGACCGCATACAAGGGCGCTGCCCCGCTGCTCACCAGCAAGGCCTATCTCGAAGCCGCTGCCGGCCTGCTCGCAGTCGAGGCGTATCACGCCGCGATCGTTCGCACGACGCTGTACGGCAAGGGCATCGCGACCCCGTCGCTGCGCCAGTCGGCCGATGCGATCTCGAACGCCCGCGACAGCCTCGACGGTACGACCGATCTCGATCAGGGCATCTCGCCCATCTCGCAGACGCCGATCAACCTGAGCACGACGCAGGCCGCAGTCACCGCGTCGAACATCGTGCCGCTCGATGCGAACGGCGTCGCCTTCAGCCGCTCGGCCAGCCAGGTGCTCAACATCGTGTACCTCAACAAGGGTGCGGCGTCGGCAGGCGGGTTCTACCCGAACGGCATGAACGGCAACATCAAGACGAGCATCGCGGCAAGCTGA
- a CDS encoding MipA/OmpV family protein, which translates to MSAAIAVLATATPALAQTDPNPSPTITDPRDNNRITIAVGAVSMPDYEGADSNSFTPAGAIVGTVRGHDFFLRGTQLYFNLIPNTGEVGINYEVGVIGGIRRDRTGDIDNRQVRALGKIDTAYELGGYVGIGKTGVITSDYDTITARVAYVHDVSGTYDSYVITPQVNYTTPLSVRTLVSLGVSADYAGKGFGRTYAAVTPIGSLNSGLRTYDINDSGFRRANASLFVVQSLSGDLRHGFGVGAGVLYGRMLGKYKNTPIVADVGDADQWLYALGLTYTF; encoded by the coding sequence ATGTCTGCCGCAATCGCGGTGCTGGCAACCGCCACCCCGGCGCTCGCCCAGACCGATCCGAACCCGTCGCCAACGATCACCGACCCGCGCGACAACAACCGTATCACGATAGCGGTCGGTGCGGTGTCGATGCCCGATTACGAGGGTGCGGACAGCAATTCCTTCACCCCCGCCGGCGCGATCGTCGGCACGGTGCGCGGGCATGACTTCTTCCTCCGCGGCACGCAGCTCTATTTCAACCTGATCCCGAACACGGGCGAAGTCGGCATCAACTACGAAGTCGGCGTCATCGGCGGTATCCGCCGCGACCGCACCGGCGACATCGACAACCGCCAGGTCCGCGCGCTCGGCAAGATCGATACCGCGTATGAGCTCGGCGGCTATGTCGGCATCGGCAAGACCGGCGTCATCACCAGCGACTACGACACGATCACCGCGCGCGTCGCGTACGTCCACGACGTCTCGGGCACCTATGACAGCTACGTCATCACCCCGCAGGTGAACTACACGACGCCGCTGTCGGTCCGCACGCTCGTCTCGCTCGGCGTGTCGGCGGATTACGCCGGCAAGGGCTTCGGCCGCACCTATGCCGCCGTGACGCCGATCGGCTCGCTGAACAGCGGCCTGCGCACCTACGACATCAACGACAGCGGCTTCCGTCGCGCCAACGCCTCGCTGTTCGTCGTGCAGAGCCTCTCGGGTGATCTGCGCCACGGCTTCGGCGTCGGCGCGGGCGTCCTCTACGGTCGCATGCTCGGCAAGTACAAGAACACGCCGATCGTCGCCGACGTCGGTGATGCGGACCAGTGGCTCTACGCCCTCGGCCTGACCTACACGTTCTAA
- a CDS encoding DUF2141 domain-containing protein: MRKRLFVVAAATTWAMLSAAAPVTRLDVQVDNLRSSKGMIRICLTADPDNFPACVDDAKALTRTLPASVHATSFSGLPQRGYALAIIHDENSNAKLDTIAGIPREGYGFSRNAAVRFGPPRFDAARFMLAGDAEMQQVKMRYIF; encoded by the coding sequence ATGCGAAAGCGGCTGTTCGTCGTGGCGGCAGCAACGACGTGGGCGATGCTGTCGGCGGCGGCGCCCGTCACGCGGCTCGACGTTCAGGTCGACAATCTCCGCTCGTCGAAGGGGATGATCCGGATCTGCCTCACCGCGGACCCCGACAATTTTCCCGCCTGCGTCGACGATGCCAAGGCACTGACGCGGACGCTGCCCGCCAGCGTCCACGCCACCAGCTTTTCGGGCCTGCCCCAGCGCGGCTATGCGCTCGCGATCATCCATGACGAGAACAGCAATGCGAAGCTCGACACGATCGCCGGCATCCCGCGCGAGGGCTATGGGTTCTCGCGCAATGCCGCCGTACGCTTCGGCCCGCCGCGTTTCGATGCCGCCCGGTTCATGCTTGCCGGTGATGCCGAAATGCAACAGGTAAAAATGCGTTACATCTTCTGA
- a CDS encoding glycoside hydrolase family 127 protein: MVELCRGGQSRRKFLTGVATGALTVGSLSTASQALAFVPPEVVPATVPTAKLQAFDLADVTLGEGPFLHAQRKTEAYLLALQPDRMLHNFRVNAGLAPKAPVYGGWESDPLWADINCHGHTLGHYLSACALAYRSTGDRRFKARIDHIARELAACQAASGTGLVCAFPDGPALVAAHLRGDPITGVPWYTLHKVYAGLRDATLLADSDTARAVLLRLADWAVVASRPLSDAQFETMLDTEHGGMNEVFADLYTMTGTAEYRTMAERFSHKAILAPLAKSRDHLDGLHANTQVPKIIGFQRVWEVTGKPEYRDASEFFWKTVALTRSFATGGHGDNEHFFPVADFAEHVLSAKGSETCCQHNMLKLTRALFLHDPQAGYADYYERTLYNGILASQDPDSGMATYFQGARPGYMKLYHTPENSFWCCTGTGMENHVKYRDSIYFHDDRALYVNLFVPSAVRWKDKDAVLTQVTTFPDTATTTLRWTLKRPAELTLKLRHPGWSRTAVVLVNGVEAMRSTSPGRYLALARGWRDGDTVELRLDMRAGVERSPAAPEIVAFTFGPLVMAGSFGREGLAPGSDIIVNERKYGEYNAAPFAPPTLAGDPDTIAEKMRAGDRPLEFTILAADRQPVRMVPYFRVAHERYATYWPIAPGLA; encoded by the coding sequence ATGGTCGAGCTGTGTCGCGGGGGCCAATCCCGCCGGAAATTCCTGACGGGTGTCGCGACCGGTGCGCTGACCGTGGGTTCCCTGTCGACCGCTTCACAGGCGTTGGCGTTCGTGCCGCCAGAGGTGGTGCCGGCGACGGTGCCGACCGCGAAGTTGCAGGCGTTCGACCTGGCCGACGTCACGCTCGGCGAGGGGCCGTTCCTGCATGCGCAGCGCAAGACCGAGGCGTATCTGCTCGCGCTGCAACCCGACCGGATGCTCCACAATTTCCGAGTCAATGCGGGGCTGGCACCGAAAGCACCGGTCTATGGCGGTTGGGAATCGGATCCGCTGTGGGCGGACATCAATTGCCACGGGCATACGCTGGGGCATTATCTGTCCGCGTGTGCACTGGCCTATCGATCGACCGGCGACCGGCGGTTCAAGGCGCGGATCGACCATATCGCGCGCGAACTGGCGGCGTGCCAGGCGGCGTCGGGGACCGGGCTGGTCTGTGCGTTCCCGGACGGGCCGGCGCTGGTGGCGGCGCATCTGCGCGGCGATCCGATCACCGGCGTGCCGTGGTACACGCTGCACAAGGTGTATGCGGGCCTGCGCGATGCGACATTGCTGGCGGACAGCGACACGGCGCGCGCGGTGCTGCTGCGGCTGGCCGACTGGGCGGTGGTCGCGAGCCGGCCGCTGAGCGATGCGCAGTTCGAGACCATGCTGGATACCGAGCATGGCGGCATGAACGAGGTGTTCGCCGACCTCTACACGATGACAGGGACCGCGGAGTATCGCACGATGGCGGAGCGGTTCTCGCACAAGGCGATCCTTGCGCCGCTGGCGAAGAGCCGCGACCATCTCGACGGGCTGCATGCCAATACGCAGGTGCCGAAGATCATCGGCTTCCAGCGGGTCTGGGAGGTGACGGGGAAGCCCGAATACCGCGATGCGTCCGAATTCTTCTGGAAAACGGTGGCGCTGACGCGGTCGTTCGCGACCGGCGGGCACGGCGACAACGAGCATTTCTTTCCGGTCGCCGATTTCGCCGAGCACGTCCTGTCGGCGAAGGGATCGGAGACGTGTTGCCAGCACAACATGCTGAAGCTGACGCGGGCGCTGTTCCTGCACGATCCGCAGGCGGGCTATGCCGATTATTACGAGCGGACGCTGTATAACGGGATCCTCGCGTCGCAGGATCCGGACAGCGGCATGGCGACGTACTTCCAGGGTGCCCGGCCGGGTTACATGAAGCTGTATCACACGCCCGAGAACTCGTTCTGGTGCTGCACCGGCACGGGGATGGAAAACCACGTCAAATACCGCGACTCGATCTACTTCCATGATGACCGCGCGCTGTACGTGAATTTGTTCGTGCCCTCCGCCGTGCGCTGGAAGGACAAGGACGCGGTGCTGACGCAGGTGACGACGTTCCCCGACACTGCGACGACGACGCTGCGCTGGACGTTGAAGCGACCGGCCGAGCTGACGCTGAAGCTGCGGCATCCGGGGTGGAGCCGGACCGCGGTGGTGCTGGTGAACGGGGTCGAGGCGATGCGGTCGACCAGTCCGGGGCGGTATCTGGCGTTGGCGCGGGGGTGGCGCGACGGCGATACGGTGGAACTGCGGCTGGATATGCGCGCCGGGGTCGAGCGATCGCCGGCCGCGCCGGAAATCGTTGCGTTCACGTTTGGGCCGCTGGTGATGGCGGGCAGCTTTGGGCGCGAGGGGCTGGCGCCGGGATCGGACATCATCGTCAACGAGCGCAAATATGGAGAATATAATGCGGCGCCGTTCGCGCCGCCGACGCTGGCGGGCGATCCCGATACGATTGCCGAGAAGATGCGCGCGGGGGACCGGCCGCTGGAGTTCACGATCCTCGCGGCGGACCGGCAGCCGGTGCGGATGGTGCCGTATTTTCGCGTCGCGCACGAGCGCTATGCGACCTACTGGCCGATCGCGCCGGGATTGGCGTAG
- a CDS encoding GNAT family N-acetyltransferase, which yields MPTSAPKLTTARLTLTAHTSTDLEDCAAMWTDPRVYTMIGGQPRTREDVWIRLLRSIGQWTLFGYGSWIARDTATGHLIGELGLIEARRAIDPSIDATPETGWTLTGDAQGKGYASEALAAILAWTDARIPATTCIIDPANAPSIRLAERLGYGLRTTGTYRDAPILIFDRAAAP from the coding sequence ATGCCCACATCCGCCCCCAAACTCACCACCGCCCGCCTAACCCTAACCGCCCACACTTCCACCGACCTCGAAGACTGCGCCGCGATGTGGACCGACCCGCGCGTCTACACGATGATCGGCGGCCAGCCGCGCACCCGAGAGGACGTCTGGATCCGCCTGCTCCGCTCGATCGGCCAATGGACGCTGTTCGGCTACGGCAGCTGGATCGCCCGAGACACCGCCACAGGCCACCTCATCGGCGAACTCGGCCTCATCGAGGCGCGCAGAGCCATCGACCCCTCGATCGACGCAACGCCGGAAACAGGCTGGACGCTAACCGGCGACGCGCAAGGCAAAGGCTACGCCTCCGAAGCGCTCGCCGCGATCCTCGCCTGGACCGACGCGCGCATCCCCGCGACAACCTGCATCATAGACCCCGCCAACGCCCCCTCGATCCGTCTCGCGGAACGGCTGGGCTACGGCTTGCGCACCACGGGCACCTACCGAGATGCCCCGATCCTGATCTTCGACCGAGCCGCGGCGCCGTAA